DNA from Nymphaea colorata isolate Beijing-Zhang1983 chromosome 4, ASM883128v2, whole genome shotgun sequence:
tttttcagttactCAACAACTGACTCCGCATAAATAAACTTGTGAGCatttttattaaccataaaagaaCTTAAGTGTTCTTCACTCGATGTTAAACGTTTTGATGAtggattcattttttatatgcgCTTTGAAAAAGTACTTGCCTGTTATTTTTACTGAATTCATCTCTCATGTTCTAATAATAACAAATAGGAAACCGCTCTGCTCTGCGTTAAAGAGGGGTGGTACGTGATCATTCGTCTTCCCGAACCTTCACAAAAGTCTTCCAGTTGTGCATGAAAGCCGACGTCATTGAACCCATTGATATAATCTGGCGACACCCTGTACACTAAAATTTGTAGCTTAACAAACTATTCGTCTCATATCGGATCAAAGATTTACATTTAAGAACCTCATTTGTTCTTCCGCGTTGCCAAAGTGTCTGATCAGAATGAAAGCGGGAACATGTGATGTTTAAGTTTGTACATCTAAAAATCTGGAATCAGATCTCAAGGTAATCAAATCAAGATCTCGAGCAACGAAATGTTCTCAACTTCCAACCCCTTAGTAATTCATCCGATCACtactttcttttatttgcttgGCATCGAATCTAGATTCCTCATTCCTGTCAAGCGCATCCAAAACCGTTTCTGTCAACGTTGGTGCATGTCATTCAACAGATAAACTCCAAAAGAGCAGAGAAAAGCAATACCAAAGAGATATTTTCTCACAGAAGTATGGGAAAAGGGTTCAAGCGACCTCAAGAAGATCTAAATTAAACGCTACCCTCTACTGATTATTGAATCAAAGCTTCAACCTCAGCATCAGtccaatttcattttctttcttccaatCGAATCTGAATTCGTTCGGACTGTTGAATGGATGTCGtaccgccaccaccaccgccggTATCGCCACCGTCAGCGCCACCAGGTAAGCGATGGAGTACGGCATCGAATGGATTGATTGGACGGTGGTGGTGGGGATAGAGAAAGGGACGTGAGAAAATCCGGCCGACAGAATCCAACGAAATCCACGGCCGACGCTCTGCCCGTGATGACGCGTGTCGACACGGGCAGACCTCCTTCCTGACCAAGAGAGCAACTGGACGGGCGGGGAGGGGCTGCCGCTCTCCCTCCCCACCTGCCCCAATGCCTCACGTTAACCAAGATACCTGCCATCTCCAGTACGaaccctctttctttttctagatCAGTGTTTTGTCTGCCCTTAtattctctctctaaaaaattCTGCACGGTTGATGCAtgactcagagagagagagagagagagagagagagagagagaggtgggttTGTTTTCTAAGTTAGACAGGGTTTTTAGTGCCTGATTTCTGCAGTTATATGTATCATTGGGCTTTCACTTTTGTGTTCTTAAAATTTATCCGTTTGAACGTCAACTGCTTTGTTCATTACCAATCATTCAGTTATGGACAGCGAGTTGAGCACTCCAGGAACTTCAGGAATCTTCAATCATAATTCATAACTAAGAATTTATAGTTCTTTCAGAAAATTAGATTTATATGAAGGCAActgaaagtattttttttattaggcaGGAAACGCCGAACTGCGTGTTATTCATATCGATCTTAGACAACATGGAGGGATCAGTTTTCAGGGAATGGTTCCTAAACGAAGTTACAATCCTCGTCCATGGAAAGCAGAAACAGAGAGAGGAGATGGGGATACAGTATCtgtatagagggagagagacataGCTCAGTGTCTGGTTCAAAACAGACGAAGagatgaagggaagagagacAAGAGACGAATGTTGCGGTCAGAACacagaggaggaagagagagagagagttgagacTGCCCAATAATTGCCTCCCCACACTGCCCGACACGATGAAGTTGTCGGCTCGCAGCCAACCCTGTTTATCGATGGTTAGATTTCACTTCCTCTCTCCCTTCACAATTTTATTTTCTCTGGATTTTCCCAGCGCATGCGCCCTCGCCCTCTCTCTCAGATCATCAGAatgatccctctctctctttctctcggaTCTCACCATGATCTCGATCTCAGAGAGCTCAGaatgacctctctctctctttcctgaCTCACCTGCCTTATTGTCTCGGGTTAGGTCGGCCTCGAGTCCTACACTTCCCGCACCATCCTTGACAGTCTCTCCGCAGGCGTTAAAAGCCAACCCTCTGTTCCTGCCATCGCTACAtttcttttcgttttccttCTTCAGGATTGAAATCCATGTGTTCCTTTGAATGCATATGGGATAAATGAAGAGGGGAAACAAATTTCTGAATAGGTTGGTCTTCGCGTGCTGAGCATGGGAAGAACCTCATATGCGTTGTCTTTGTTAACCTCCTAGAAATCAAATCATAAGCAAATACGTGGATATGATTTGATCATTATGCCACCAAACCAAGCCCTCGGTTGTGTTTTTACAGTTACCAAccgaaagagaaaaagaagaagagaaaatggcCTGCTGATTCAGTGAGAGTCGGTTTGGTTGTTGGCCAAATGCGTCAAAGGACAAAAGGCCATGTCACTGTCAAAGGAAAGGCTAGCTAGAAGAAGCAGCTGCTCTGGGGGCGCCTAGCAGGCGGGGTTTAGGGCAGCCCGAGGAAGGGCATTGCGTGTGTAGACGTGAGTCACAGTATCTGTTTTTCTAAGGCAGTCCTCTGAACCCTATCTCTAGACACCTCTGCTTTCAAGCATTTGCCGCCTGTGGTTGCGTGAATCAAGGAATGTTTGATCACCTATCATTTTATTTCCATCTCTAATCAAAACCCTCtcacagtctctctctccccttgtATCATAAATATTTCTATCTGTATTCAGAACTTATATGTTTTTTACTGTTTCAATTATAGATcgatctatctctctctctctctctcttcataaaaaacaatttcCCCACAAAAATTCACATTCCCATCAAGATATTCAGAAAACAGAATCTCCTCTCCTCACTCAACCCCTATCTTTAAAATGACATCACTGTACTAAATAGCCCGTGCCCACTTCCTCATTCGAGACagacacacaagagagagagagagagagagcggtgATATGGGTGAGGTAGAAATGCATCCGCATCTGCCCCTTCTCATGCCTCCTGGAGGTGGCAAAATGCAGGGGGATGGTGGGGGTGACCGGCGGCTGGCAAAGCCGCAGCCCGTGCCGGAGGAGGAGCCTCAAAAGTGCCCGCGCTGCCACTCCATCAACACCAAGTTCTGCTACTACAACAATTACAATCTCTCGCAGCCGCGTCACTTCTGCAAGTCTTGCCGGCGGTACTGGACTCTTGGTGGCGCGCTGAGAAACATTCCTGTAGGTGGAGGCAGCCGGAGGAACTCGCGGCGGACGAAGCCCAAGCAATCTTCTCAGGACCAGGAAATGAAGGAGTCCCCTCATACTACTCAATATACGTCCAACCCCCCGAAAGCCGGCGGTGGATACGATCTCTCCATGGTGGGAACGCCCGTTCCCGACGAGCTAGGCGGCGACAGTCTCCTTGACATCACTGGCACCTTCAGCTCTCTGCTGGAATCCAGCGGAAGCTTGAGCGAGCCGCTCGGATTGCTTGGATGGCCCTCAAGCATGTTAGACGTTCACCCGCCGACGTTTGACGAGGTGGGTATCGGGAAATCCTGTTTTGGCTTGCCGGAATCCGACGACGGAGCGTTCTGGCAAGGCGTAGGAGGCGACATAATTGAAAGCGAGTATTGGGGAGCGAACGGGTGGTCGGATTTTGCGATTCCTGCTCCTAGGAATAGCTGTCGGTGAGACAGTCCTTGTAGGGAACGTAGAGAAACTGAAGCGCTACTTTTTAGTTGCCTTGGTTTCTACTCCCTTGCTTGTCTATAGAGTTggtggttttttatttttgtagagagagagagagagagagcgagagcgagggagagacagagagagtgaAGGAGATTTATATGTCAAGATCTCTCGTAAGGATTTTTGGTGTCTGTGTTACAATACGAAGGCGGGCTTCGTTTCACTCTTactgatgaagaaaagaaatgggtGTAATGGTCGTTCTGGTTTCACCTTCTTTCGCGTCCGCCTACTGTAAAACCTTTTCCACTTTAGCATCATCGTTGTTTCTCGTCCAAGCTTATGAAACCTTTCGATTTTGTGGTTTGTTTTTCACCTGAAAACTTGATGATCTATCCTTCATCTGATGGTTATCGACCCTCACATTCTTTAATGGATTAAAACACAGTAACCGTGAATGAGAAAGCGAAGCAACCCGAACGAAGGTTGCTGTGACAATTTGACATAATTCCTTCCATGTAAACTTGGTATTCCTCATACGACATTTCAGGCAAATTACTGTATCTCAATGGGCGTTGCAGGTCTGCCATGGGCGTGTCAGGTTTCATGGACTGAGGCAcattgtttccttttccttgttaGCGGCGCCTACATTGCTGAATTTTCTGGTACCCATTTTTCATATGCCTACCTCACAAGGTTTGGTGTATTCAGCTGATTTTGGACGTAGGCTTAGTTCAGCCTGGTATAGTCTTGTCGGTTTTGCAGTTTTAGCATCTGGGTACGGCTCTACCGTGGGCTATGGTGAAGAGGATTTGGCCTTCATCTGCTTAGAAGTGGACGATTCTAGCCTGGTAGCTTTACTGTGGATGAGCATGTACTAGCtagcctctctttctctctctctctctctctctctctctatagttCTCTTTGtctgtctttctctctattcTAGTCCTTGTTCCATCTGCCATGTTTGGGCCTAGTTTCTCTCTATTCTAGTCCTTGTTCCATCTGCCGTGTTTGGGCCTAGTGATGACGCCTTCCTAGTTATTAATCAGGTCATCTCCTTGGGTTTGCCTCGTGTACACACGATCCACATGTTAGGCACCAGGAGATTTAGTCTTGGTGCTGAATGGGCCTTTTCGTTGTGTCTTTTGGGCATAATTTCTATTTGGATCTTGGTGGTTCTCAATCCTGATATGGGTGTTCATGCTGACCTTATCTTTGGCTTCGTACTTCACAATGAGTTATGATAAAAGtggaaacagaaaaaggatTGATCGTATTGAGTTTTAACACATACATACTTGTTCCAACATATGAAGTTTCTAGCGCTTGTTGTCTTCTTCCAATCCATCTGGGTTTTGATCTTTTTCCCTTGTCCTCATTCTTAGAAACAGTTTGGTTCTTGTCCTAAGTTATAGAAAGGCCTCCTTCCTagctttctttttattttggcCACCTATGCCCAAGTCACATGCTTTAATTATTTGACAATGTGAAAATAGATTTGTTTGTCTGTCAAGATCATGGTTGTTGATTGTCTAGAACAATGAGTGGCGATTTCAGTTCCCAGCTTCCTCCATGGAGTGCAGCTATGATGATCAGTACCTGATCTTAGTTCTCACACTTTCAATCTTTGGTAAACTGCTAGGTTTTGTTTCTGATATCAAAAAGTAAGCCAGCTTCTATCCATGGGAGGGCTGGTAGATGAACAGCTTTTGATGGTAGGGGGCTGGTAAATGAACCCAACGGTCGAGGTGGCTTTGCTGGTTGGAAGCGGTTGGAAGGGCTGGTAGACTAACTACTCTCCAATGTGGGGATGGCAAATGAACTTGGCAGTAGTTACTGGTCTCGGCTTGGCTggttaaaacctggttttaacGTCTTTATAAGATAGATACCAATAAGGCTATGTTTAGGAGGAGCATTAATGTGTTATTCCAACGAGTCACCTTTTAGTTTTCAGTTTGTACCTTGGTGTTGCTAAGAATGAATGATGTTCTTACAACACGCTGAGTCACAAAAGCAGTGCATTATTTTGATTATCCATTCAAAACAGCGGTGAATTATAGTTTTGGGAGAGGAGTTGCATTGCCATCTTGTCCTTTTGCATCACTGACCAATCCAACTCCCTCAAGTTTATTTAGGAGAAAGCAAGCAACTCTATCTCTTGTCCCGAAGGGGGTAGAGGTTGGTAGGCTGTCAGTCTTTGTTTCCAATTATGGGGATTTTGTTTTCAACTGCTGTAAAAACTGACAGGCAAACTAAAGCACTATGAAGACAGAGATGCAAACACACTACCCAGATGCATTGAAACCAAGTCCCATACCTTAGGGGGACGAAGGGTTGGTTGGTACGTTCAGCTACCTTAGGGGAACAATGGGTTGGGTAGGCCTTATGCTAGGTGAGGTGTCCCCAGAATCTCCACCACTCACCCATAACCAGCTCCATCTCCTACAAGTGGTGCATAATGTATAATGTTTCACAATTACTTGTAGGCACATACTTGCACTTCAAGTGAAACATTGCTGGTGATCATCACTGATATCTTCCTCGAAATGGGCTCCATTCCAGCTCATTCGAGCTAAAGGGAAGGTCTTCTATTCTGATACCGTCTTGGTACCCATCCATCACGTATGACAAGCATCTGCACTTCCACTGCCTCCTCAGCAGTTCTCCCCGGTTACCTTCCTACCAGTCCTCTGCCGATCCACACTTTTACAGCTTCATCCACCACATTCCATTTTTGGGCCATGAAAGCATCCACCAACTAGACCTGACAAGCATTCCTGATCTGTCCAAGGACAATCTGTTCCCCTCTGTGGACAACTTTGTTTCTCAAACCCCACTAGTTTTTAAAATACAATGCTGGAAGCTTCCTTCTTCCTCAACACCCCACTTAAGATGGAAGTGGATTTCGACGACCCCGAACTTGCTGAGGTTCCTTAAGACCATGTCTCGGCCTGTGGCCTTTGTGAATCTGTCGGCTGCTTGCTCTTCACTCTTCATTTTCTATGTGCTCGTAAGTTTGGATTTCACGCATGAAGTGATAGTCAACCTTTATGTGTTCCACTATTTTGTAGAAAACCGGATCAGCGCCGATGTAAATGGCGACACTGTTAACAAGCTTTGATATCGTGAGATTGGTTGTGCAGATGTTCATCTCTTTGAGAATTGATCTCCACCCATGTTAGTTCATTGGTAGTTGATGAGATTTGGCTTCTATTCTAGACCAAGCGACGATGCTtggcttcttactcttccattgGACGGTGCAAATGTTCATCCCCTTGGGAATTGATCTCTTTCATGTAAGCTCGTTGGTAGCTGGCACCATTGCTCGATATTTGGCTTGTGTGTCTGTGCTAGATCAAGCAACAACcctttgcttcttactcttccatgcgACTAGATTTCCATCTTCATGAGTATGCCTTTCTTAGAGTTAGTTACCTTTCAAATACATGAGCAAcctgttggtgtatggaacttgatccatacgGAACACTCATTTACAATACCGCGGATCCAATTTCGTGGTAAGTTGGCTGGAGGTTGCAGGGGGCAGCGCCCCCTTGCTTGGGGGTTCGGGGGCGTTAGTCCTcgatgaaatttttttccttatgtaagggcatatatgtcattttgtacaaatacgggtttgccctaatccttatgttttgaggatggccgcaGTTTGTTAGTGTCCGTCTGTGTGTTCTTCCAATAGTGAGAAAAAAAGAGGTCTGTgtgaccgtggacgtaggagattattgctccgaaccacgtaaatcgttgtcttctttcttattgcttctaaccccctcttgagaaTGTAAGAGAGGAGAGTttattgtgtgttgttcctaacacaACCAGTGTGCCATCTCGAGGTGGAGTGTCCTGTGGGCATGCATGAACGGGCTTAGAATGTTAATGGAGTATATTATGATGAGTTTGCCTTTGACATCCTCAgttagttttctttcttccatttctaCTTTCATGTTCGTTTCCATGGGTGCCTCTGCTCCAATTGATTCTCAATATCTTGGTTTTTTTAGGACATCAAGGATATACCGCAATTGCTATAAGAATATGTTTTTGGATGTTGCAACCTGAATTCCTCAGAAATATTTGAGCCTTACTGGATCTCCGATGTCAAACTCATTTTGGATTGAGATACATTTTCACTTCTGTAATGGCGCTTTCATTGTCTCCAGCAATAACAATCTCATCCATATATTCGTAGCAGTCTCAGTTCAACTTTAAAAAGATAGAAACCAAGACAACCAACAACCACTTAGCAACCCCATAAACATTCATATATTCTAGTACTTTGATAGTTTGACAAGATTGGTCCTCTTACTTTTGAAAGATCACCAATAAAACATCCCAAAGTATTATTTATATTCACAGTGAGATTCGGTGGGAGTAGTCCATACCAGTATTGGAGTTAAAAATTTTGGTCGTCGGAGCACTAATTCATACCAGTATTGGTCCAAAATTAGATCGCTTTAGAACATGTATGGTACAGTTAATTTTAGcataattagaaaaaaattgatgtttaaataaaataaaataaaataaaatgaaagcgctctctctctctctctctcttgtgatCCCTAAAAGTGCGTTTGATTTATCAGGGGATGCAATTTCTATTCAAATCTTATCTCCAACGCTTCGGCTGCAATCAAAGACGGagttctttttcttgaaaagatTTCGCCCTTAGGAATCGGAAGGTTAGGTAACAATGTTCGGAGACGGGACAGCAAATAGCCTAAAGAGCACAATCAGTTCGCttcacatgaaaaataaaagagatgTTCTAAACGAGA
Protein-coding regions in this window:
- the LOC116253016 gene encoding dof zinc finger protein DOF3.1-like; translated protein: MGEVEMHPHLPLLMPPGGGKMQGDGGGDRRLAKPQPVPEEEPQKCPRCHSINTKFCYYNNYNLSQPRHFCKSCRRYWTLGGALRNIPVGGGSRRNSRRTKPKQSSQDQEMKESPHTTQYTSNPPKAGGGYDLSMVGTPVPDELGGDSLLDITGTFSSLLESSGSLSEPLGLLGWPSSMLDVHPPTFDEVGIGKSCFGLPESDDGAFWQGVGGDIIESEYWGANGWSDFAIPAPRNSCR